In Arachis hypogaea cultivar Tifrunner chromosome 2, arahy.Tifrunner.gnm2.J5K5, whole genome shotgun sequence, a genomic segment contains:
- the LOC112753762 gene encoding putative disease resistance protein At3g14460 isoform X2: MAAELVGGAFLSSFLNVIFDRLSDPEIINMMKGKKVDQKLLQKLENILSVVEAVLNDAERKQIYNPAVKRWLENLQDAVYDADDLLDEIATKAATRKDPPPEGLLQQPRSGSTLEEVGYECFNDLASRSFLQPSNNAHKNSFVMHDLMHDLATFYGGKFYFRTFELKNVFKHDTKTRHLSYGLYNDSISKIVEICDSLKHARTLMQVNLDTYEFSKGVIDPCHLLEQLKCLRVLSFKSFYLEEDLLHHSIGELIHLRYLDLSQTLLVSLPESLCDLYNLQTLKLSKCKKLKKLPSNMQKLVNLHHLDIEDTELEEMPKGMGKLKDLQILRYYIVGKHEENGAGELAELVNLRGSFHIEKLENVINSSEAWKARMVDKKYMSDLCLEWSSGEDSDMVDSQMEKDVLAKLEPHKDLKELRIKGYRGTMFPEWVGQSLYHNMTELELSGCGNCWVLPTLGQLPALEWLVISNFDKVRRIGGEFYKDDGTDHHREIPFRSLKTLIIRRMPCWEEWESFESDDNDAPFPQLEHLRIWECPQLRGDLPTFLPSLKELWISGCEQLGCYLPRAPIIRKLRISGKQEARMQDLPLSTLEQLSICGEQQVEYVFDVMTHTQPTSLTWLEISNCSSAISFPRDSLPPSLQYLSIKNCMNVEFPMRHQQHHSLQSLRIDNSCDSLTSFALPAFPNLNELTIKRCENLTSLEVSQSQSVRELSISDCSKLENVRLPASLSKLFIRESPLLGERIQKKDPHIWPTISHIPYISVNGKQIRNDSTS, encoded by the exons ATGGCTGCTGAACTTGTTGGAGgagcttttctctcttcttttctcaatGTTATTTTTGATCGGCTGTCCGATCCTGAGATCATCAACATGATGAAAGGAAAGAAGGTTGACCAGAAGCTGCTTCAAAAGCTGGAGAACATTTTGAGTGTGGTTGAAGCTGTGCTGAATGATGCTGAGAGGAAACAGATTTATAACCCTGCTGTCAAGAGGTggcttgaaaatctccaagatgCTGTCTATGATGCTGATGACTTGCTGGACGAAATCGCCACCAAAGCTGCCACTCGGAAGGATCCACCACCAG AAGGTCTTTTGCAACAACCAAGGAGTGGAAGCACTTTAGAAGAAGTTGGTTatgaatgttttaatgatttAGCTTCAAGATCTTTTCTTCAGCCTTCTAATAATGCTCATAAAAATTCATTTGTAATGCACGACCTCATGCATGATTTGGCGACATTCTATGGTGGAAAGTTCTATTTTAGAACCTTTGAACTCAAAAATGTATTTAAGCATGATACGAAAACTCGTCATTTGTCATATGGTCTTTACAATGATTCGATCTCAAAGATCGTGGAAATATGTGATAGTTTAAAGCATGCAAGGACATTGATGCAAGTCAATTTGGATACATATGAATTCTCAAAGGGAGTAATCGATCCTTGTCACCTGCTAGAACAACTGAAGTGCTTACGAGTGTTGTCATTTAAATCATTTTACCTTGAAGAAGACTTGTTGCACCATTCGATTGGTGAATTGATTCACTTGCGTTATTTAGATCTTTCTCAGACACTTCTCGTATCATTGCCCGAGTCACTGTGTGATTTGTACAATTTACAAACTTTGAAGTTGAGCAAATGTAAGAAACTTAAAAAGCTTCCCTCCAACATGCAAAAACTTGTGAATTTGCATCATCTTGATATTGAAGACACTGAACTGGAAGAGATGCCAAAAGGTATGGGCAAATTGAAAGACTTGCAGATTCTGCGTTACTATATTGTTGGCAAGCATGAAGAGAACGGGGCTGGGGAATTAGCAGAACTTGTAAATCTTCGAGGGTCATTTCATATTGAGAAATTAGAGAATGTCATTAACAGCAGTGAGGCTTGGAAGGCAAGGATGGTTGATAAGAAATACATGAGTGATTTATGTTTGGAGTGGTCATCAGGTGAAGATAGTGATATGGTTGATTCCCAAATGGAGAAAGATGTACTTGCCAAATTAGAACCTCACAAAGACCTGAAAGAATTAAGAATCAAGGGTTACAGGGGTACCATGTTTCCAGAATGGGTAGGGCAGTCTTTGTACCACAACATGACTGAGTTGGAGCTGAGTGGATGCGGGAATTGTTGGGTGCTTCCTACACTTGGACAGTTACCCGCTCTAGAGTGGCTGGTCATTTCGAACTTCGATAAGGTGAGGAGGATTGGTGGTGAATTCTACAAGGATGATGGAACTGATCATCATCGGGAGATACCCTTCCGATCCCTTAAAACTCTGATTATTAGAAGAATGCCTTGCTGGGAGGAATGGGAGTCGTTTGAATCTGATGACAATGATGCACCATTTCCTCAACTTGAGCATCTTAGGATATGGGAGTGTCCTCAGTTAAGAGGAGATTTGCCCACTTTTCTTCCATCCCTGAAGGAACTCTGGATTTCAGGATGCGAGCAGCTTGGTTGTTATCTGCCAAGAGCTCCCATCATACGCAAATTAAGAATATCTGGCAAACAAGAAGCAAGAATGCAGGACCTACCACTTTCCACGTTGGAACAACTATCAATATGTGGAGAGCAGCAGGTGGAGTATGTGTTTGATGTCATGACCCACACCCAACCAACCTCTCTCACATGGCTAGAAATCTCAAACTGCTCATCAGCCATATCATTTCCAAGAGATTCCTTGCCCCCTTCGTTGCAATATCTGTCCATCAAGAATTGCATGAATGTAGAATTCCCAATGCGGCACCAACAACATCACTCACTACAGAGCTTACGTATAGACAACAGCTGCGATTCACTTACATCCTTTGCATTGCCAGCATTCCCAAATCTCAACGAGCTGACCATCAAAAGATGTGAAAATTTGACATCTCTGGAGGTGTCACAGTCACAGTCCGTCCGGGAATTATCAATTTCAGACTGCTCCAAGCTGGAGAATGTAAGGCTGCCTGCCTCTTTAAGTAAACTCTTCATCAGGGAAAGTCCGTTGTTGGGGGAACGCATACAGAAGAAGGACCCCCACATTTGGCCAACCATTTCCCACATCCCCTACATTTCTGTTAATGGAAAACAGATTCGTAATGATTCAACATCTTAA
- the LOC112753762 gene encoding putative disease resistance RPP13-like protein 1 isoform X1, whose protein sequence is MAAELVGGAFLSSFLNVIFDRLSDPEIINMMKGKKVDQKLLQKLENILSVVEAVLNDAERKQIYNPAVKRWLENLQDAVYDADDLLDEIATKAATRKDPPPGNFLFRFLNLQDREMVTRIEEIIARLQDIASHKDILGLEKISVKNMSGRIESTSLVQKSDVFVGRDQEREDIVKLLLDDSNDGKLSVIPIWGMGGIGKTTLAQLVFNDDRVQQKFDVKTWVCVGEEFDVLKVTKTVVEKATSGPCNLNDLDSVQLWLKNELAEKSFLVVLDDMWSNNYMAWKKLLTPFQCGTEAGRHGGKILVTTRDEKIANMVKSHHHQAHNLSVLNDEDCWSLFANLALLSKDRLGFEKVGREIIKKCKGLPLAIQTLGSLLSTKDDERDWNDILNNEIWDFSEEESEILPALRISYYQLPSYLKRCFVYCSLYPKDYEFDRDELILLWMAEGLLQQPRSGSTLEEVGYECFNDLASRSFLQPSNNAHKNSFVMHDLMHDLATFYGGKFYFRTFELKNVFKHDTKTRHLSYGLYNDSISKIVEICDSLKHARTLMQVNLDTYEFSKGVIDPCHLLEQLKCLRVLSFKSFYLEEDLLHHSIGELIHLRYLDLSQTLLVSLPESLCDLYNLQTLKLSKCKKLKKLPSNMQKLVNLHHLDIEDTELEEMPKGMGKLKDLQILRYYIVGKHEENGAGELAELVNLRGSFHIEKLENVINSSEAWKARMVDKKYMSDLCLEWSSGEDSDMVDSQMEKDVLAKLEPHKDLKELRIKGYRGTMFPEWVGQSLYHNMTELELSGCGNCWVLPTLGQLPALEWLVISNFDKVRRIGGEFYKDDGTDHHREIPFRSLKTLIIRRMPCWEEWESFESDDNDAPFPQLEHLRIWECPQLRGDLPTFLPSLKELWISGCEQLGCYLPRAPIIRKLRISGKQEARMQDLPLSTLEQLSICGEQQVEYVFDVMTHTQPTSLTWLEISNCSSAISFPRDSLPPSLQYLSIKNCMNVEFPMRHQQHHSLQSLRIDNSCDSLTSFALPAFPNLNELTIKRCENLTSLEVSQSQSVRELSISDCSKLENVRLPASLSKLFIRESPLLGERIQKKDPHIWPTISHIPYISVNGKQIRNDSTS, encoded by the coding sequence ATGGCTGCTGAACTTGTTGGAGgagcttttctctcttcttttctcaatGTTATTTTTGATCGGCTGTCCGATCCTGAGATCATCAACATGATGAAAGGAAAGAAGGTTGACCAGAAGCTGCTTCAAAAGCTGGAGAACATTTTGAGTGTGGTTGAAGCTGTGCTGAATGATGCTGAGAGGAAACAGATTTATAACCCTGCTGTCAAGAGGTggcttgaaaatctccaagatgCTGTCTATGATGCTGATGACTTGCTGGACGAAATCGCCACCAAAGCTGCCACTCGGAAGGATCCACCACCAGGTAACTTCCTGTTCCGCTTTCTCAATTTGCAAGATAGGGAGATGGTTACTAGGATTGAAGAAATCATTGCTAGACTACAAGATATTGCAAGTCATAAGGATATCCTTGGTCTAGAAAAGATTTCAGTGAAGAACATGTCAGGGAGAATTGAATCAACATCTCTTGTTCAAAAGTCTGATGTATTTGTTGGTAGGGACCAAGAGAGGGAGGATATAGTCAAATTGTTGTTGGATGATAGTAATGATGGTAAACTATCTGTGATCCCCATTTGGGGCATGGGTGGGATTGGAAAAACTACTTTGGCTCAATTGGTTTTCAATGATGATAGAGTGCAGCAAAAATTTGATGTTAAAACATGGGTTTGTGTTGGGGAAGAATTTGATGTTCTTAAGGTGACTAAAACTGTGGTAGAGAAAGCAACTTCTGGTCCTTGTAACTTGAATGATTTAGATTCAGTTCAGCTTTGGTTGAAGAATGAGCTAGCAGAAAAGAGTTTCTTGGTTGTTTTGGATGACATGTGGAGTAACAATTATATGGCTTGGAAAAAGTTGCTAACTCCTTTTCAATGTGGAACTGAGGCAGGGAGGCATGGAGGTAAGATTCTTGTGACAACTCGTGATGAAAAGATTGCAAATATGGTCAAAAGTCATCACCATCAAGCCCACAATTTGAGTGTGTTGAATGATGAAGATTGTTGGTCATTGTTTGCAAATCTTGCCTTGCTTTCTAAAGAccgtttaggttttgaaaaagtaGGGAGAGAAATCATTAAAAAGTGCAAGGGATTACCTTTGGCTATTCAAACACTTGGGAGCTTACTAAGTACCAAAGATGATGAAAGGGATTGGAATGATATTTTGAACAATGAAATTTGGGATTTTTCTGAAGAGGAAAGTGAGATTCTTCCTGCATTAAGGATCAGTTATTACCAACTTCCTTCGTACTTAAAACGTTGTTTTGTTTATTGTTCTTTGTATCCTAAGGACTATGAATTTGATAGAGATGAATTGATTTTATTGTGGATGGCAGAAGGTCTTTTGCAACAACCAAGGAGTGGAAGCACTTTAGAAGAAGTTGGTTatgaatgttttaatgatttAGCTTCAAGATCTTTTCTTCAGCCTTCTAATAATGCTCATAAAAATTCATTTGTAATGCACGACCTCATGCATGATTTGGCGACATTCTATGGTGGAAAGTTCTATTTTAGAACCTTTGAACTCAAAAATGTATTTAAGCATGATACGAAAACTCGTCATTTGTCATATGGTCTTTACAATGATTCGATCTCAAAGATCGTGGAAATATGTGATAGTTTAAAGCATGCAAGGACATTGATGCAAGTCAATTTGGATACATATGAATTCTCAAAGGGAGTAATCGATCCTTGTCACCTGCTAGAACAACTGAAGTGCTTACGAGTGTTGTCATTTAAATCATTTTACCTTGAAGAAGACTTGTTGCACCATTCGATTGGTGAATTGATTCACTTGCGTTATTTAGATCTTTCTCAGACACTTCTCGTATCATTGCCCGAGTCACTGTGTGATTTGTACAATTTACAAACTTTGAAGTTGAGCAAATGTAAGAAACTTAAAAAGCTTCCCTCCAACATGCAAAAACTTGTGAATTTGCATCATCTTGATATTGAAGACACTGAACTGGAAGAGATGCCAAAAGGTATGGGCAAATTGAAAGACTTGCAGATTCTGCGTTACTATATTGTTGGCAAGCATGAAGAGAACGGGGCTGGGGAATTAGCAGAACTTGTAAATCTTCGAGGGTCATTTCATATTGAGAAATTAGAGAATGTCATTAACAGCAGTGAGGCTTGGAAGGCAAGGATGGTTGATAAGAAATACATGAGTGATTTATGTTTGGAGTGGTCATCAGGTGAAGATAGTGATATGGTTGATTCCCAAATGGAGAAAGATGTACTTGCCAAATTAGAACCTCACAAAGACCTGAAAGAATTAAGAATCAAGGGTTACAGGGGTACCATGTTTCCAGAATGGGTAGGGCAGTCTTTGTACCACAACATGACTGAGTTGGAGCTGAGTGGATGCGGGAATTGTTGGGTGCTTCCTACACTTGGACAGTTACCCGCTCTAGAGTGGCTGGTCATTTCGAACTTCGATAAGGTGAGGAGGATTGGTGGTGAATTCTACAAGGATGATGGAACTGATCATCATCGGGAGATACCCTTCCGATCCCTTAAAACTCTGATTATTAGAAGAATGCCTTGCTGGGAGGAATGGGAGTCGTTTGAATCTGATGACAATGATGCACCATTTCCTCAACTTGAGCATCTTAGGATATGGGAGTGTCCTCAGTTAAGAGGAGATTTGCCCACTTTTCTTCCATCCCTGAAGGAACTCTGGATTTCAGGATGCGAGCAGCTTGGTTGTTATCTGCCAAGAGCTCCCATCATACGCAAATTAAGAATATCTGGCAAACAAGAAGCAAGAATGCAGGACCTACCACTTTCCACGTTGGAACAACTATCAATATGTGGAGAGCAGCAGGTGGAGTATGTGTTTGATGTCATGACCCACACCCAACCAACCTCTCTCACATGGCTAGAAATCTCAAACTGCTCATCAGCCATATCATTTCCAAGAGATTCCTTGCCCCCTTCGTTGCAATATCTGTCCATCAAGAATTGCATGAATGTAGAATTCCCAATGCGGCACCAACAACATCACTCACTACAGAGCTTACGTATAGACAACAGCTGCGATTCACTTACATCCTTTGCATTGCCAGCATTCCCAAATCTCAACGAGCTGACCATCAAAAGATGTGAAAATTTGACATCTCTGGAGGTGTCACAGTCACAGTCCGTCCGGGAATTATCAATTTCAGACTGCTCCAAGCTGGAGAATGTAAGGCTGCCTGCCTCTTTAAGTAAACTCTTCATCAGGGAAAGTCCGTTGTTGGGGGAACGCATACAGAAGAAGGACCCCCACATTTGGCCAACCATTTCCCACATCCCCTACATTTCTGTTAATGGAAAACAGATTCGTAATGATTCAACATCTTAA
- the LOC112728781 gene encoding uncharacterized protein has product MVRADAAVNIKVLQNATAAHFGFRPTYRRVWMAKQKAVAVIYGDWDESYNELPRWVLGVQLTMPGTVAVLRTCPVRVGGQVDESQVYFHRLFWTFPPCIQAFRHCKPLVSIDGTHLYGKYGGTLLVAIAQDGNSNILPVAFALVEALEAPDGGWLPPTAYRAFCIRYVAANFALTFKGKDARRLLVNAAYAKTEVEFDYWFDILRSENLAMCDWANRIEYSLWTQYCDKGRRFGHTTTNISECVNSILKGIRNLPVCSLVKATYGRLAELFVRKGREAEAQMGTGQQFSQYLVKCIEANLKTARCFTVTVYDRDNSEYTVAETTPTGSFSLGTYRVSLGSKTCDCGYFQALHFPCPHALACCAYSRLPWQPYVHEVYRLSSVFGVYQMGFTPPIPEGFWPPYAGPTVIPDPNMRRAREGRPRSTRIRTNMDEADPNRPKRCGLCRQPGHTRRSCPQAAGPSGTAGNQ; this is encoded by the exons atggttagggctgatgcagcTGTGAACATCAAGGTGCTTCAAAATGCCACGGCCGCACACTTTGGGTTCAGGCCAACGTACCGGAGGgtatggatggcgaagcagaaggccgttGCCGTCATATATGGGGACTGGGACGAGTCGTACAATGAGCTCCCTAGGTGGGTTTTAGGAGTTcagctgacgatgcctggtactgtAGCCGTCCTCAGGACTTGCCCTGTTCGAGTTGGGGGACAGGTTGACGAGTCGCAGGTTTATTTTCATAGGCTGTTCTGGACTTTCCCCCCTTGTATccaggcattccgtcattgcaagccttTGGTTAGTATTGATGGCACCCATCTATATGGGAAGTATGGTGGAACATTGCTAGTAGCCATTGCACAGGACGGAAACTCGAACATCCTCCCCGTGGCATTTGCACTAgttgagg CCCTCGAGGCTCCGGATGGGGGATGGCTACCCCCGACTGCGTACCGGGCGTTCTGCATTCGATACGTTGCAGCGAATTTTGCCTTGACGTTCAAGGGAAAAGATGCCCGGAGGCTTCTTGTTAACGCCGCATATGCGAAGACCGAAGTGGAGTTCGACTACTGGTTTGACATTCTCCGCTCTGAGAATTTGGCAATGTGTGACTGGGCGAACCGAATCGAGTATTCGTTGTGGACACAGTACTGTGATAAGGGTCGGAGATTCGGGCACACGACGACCAATATTTCGGAATGTGTCAACTCAATCCTGAAGGGGATAAGAAACCTCCCTGTTTGCTCGCTGGTGAAGGCCACATACGGAAGGCTAGCTGAGCTATTTGTCCGTAAGGGTAGGGAGGCAGAGGCTCAGATGGGTActggacaacaattcagtcaataCCTAGTAAAGTGTATCGAGGCCAACCTGAAGACAGCCAGGTGCTTCACGGTTACTGTTTACGACAGGGATAACTCGGAGTACACCGTTGCTGAGACGACTCCGACAGGTTCATTCTCTCTTGGTACGTACAGGGTCTCATTAGGGTCTAAGACTTGTGATTGTGGATACTTCCAAGCACTTCATTTTCCCTGTCCGCACGCACTGGCATGCTGTGCTTATTCACGACTTCCATGGCAGCCTTACGTCCACGAGGTCTATCGCCTTAGTTCCGTTTTCGGTGTCTATCAGATGGGATTTACACCTCCCATTCCAGAGGGTTTCTGGCCACCTTATGCCGGGCCTACCGTTATACCGGATCCGAATATGAGGCGTGCGAGGGAGGGTCGTCCTAGATCCACAAGAATTCGCACCAACATGGATGAAGCAGATCCGAACCGGCCAAAGAGATGTGGCCTCTGCAGGCAGCCAGGTCACACCAGGCGTAGTTGTCCACAAGCCGCAGGCCCCAGCGGGACTGCTGGAAATCAGTAG
- the LOC112720297 gene encoding kinesin-like protein KIN-UB yields MASTIPRNGVVQRGTAKLDRQGANNNSILRTKPRHSHPPGPAALRRSSPSHAGDAVPGRVQVAVRLRLPNAEEMMADAVRVFMPSSFHSI; encoded by the exons ATGGCGTCGACTATTCCCCGAAACGGCGTCGTTCAACGCGGAACCGCCAAGTTAGATCGCCAAGGCGCCAACAACAACAGCATCCTCAGAACGAAGCCTCGCCACTCTCACCCTCCGGGACCCGCCGCTCTCCGCCGCAGCTCGCCATCTCACGCTGGCGACGCAG TTCCTGGAAGAGTTCAAGTGGCTGTAAGATTGAGACTTCCAAATGCAGAAGAAATGATGGCAGATGCTGTAAGAGTTTTCATGCCTTCATCATTTCATTCTATTTAA